The proteins below are encoded in one region of Streptomyces marianii:
- a CDS encoding SanA/YdcF family protein, whose amino-acid sequence MLPSRLVPRTRRGQRRTVQALMLASVLALAPATWLHAVADSRTGTVAGAPAREVAVVFGAGLWKGRPTPYLAHRLDTAAELYRSGKVKVVLVTGDNSRAEYDEPDAMRTYLVRRGVPDGRIVSDYAGFDTWDSCVRAKKIFGVDRAVLVTQGFHIKRAIALCDAAGIESHGVGVAEPHDSVWYYGGTRELFAAGKAALDVALRPDPHFLGPEETGVTEALASAGAVP is encoded by the coding sequence CTGCTGCCGAGCAGGCTGGTGCCCCGGACCCGGCGCGGGCAGCGGCGGACCGTGCAGGCGCTGATGCTCGCGTCGGTGCTCGCACTCGCCCCGGCGACCTGGCTGCACGCGGTGGCCGACAGCCGCACCGGCACGGTCGCCGGCGCCCCCGCGCGCGAGGTCGCGGTGGTGTTCGGCGCCGGGCTGTGGAAGGGTCGGCCGACCCCGTACCTCGCCCACCGGCTGGACACCGCCGCCGAGCTGTACCGCTCGGGCAAGGTGAAGGTCGTCCTCGTCACCGGCGACAACAGCCGGGCGGAGTACGACGAGCCGGACGCGATGCGCACGTACCTCGTGAGGCGCGGTGTGCCGGACGGCCGGATCGTGAGCGACTACGCGGGCTTCGACACCTGGGACTCCTGCGTCCGCGCCAAGAAGATCTTCGGTGTCGACCGGGCCGTGCTCGTGACCCAGGGCTTCCACATCAAGCGTGCGATCGCGCTGTGCGACGCCGCGGGGATAGAGTCGCACGGCGTCGGCGTCGCCGAGCCCCACGACTCGGTCTGGTACTACGGCGGCACGCGGGAGCTGTTCGCGGCCGGCAAGGCGGCGCTGGACGTCGCGCTCCGGCCGGACCCGCACTTCCTGGGGCCCGAGGAGACGGGCGTGACCGAGGCCCTGGCCTCGGCGGGCGCCGTGCCCTGA
- a CDS encoding sirohydrochlorin chelatase: protein MTESAHPRESLAPNPLPLDSTAQLLTRITAQLGAQLSHVQLNGVRRPMSSPSLSSAAAGDPFTTRAATGPAGAAPVLVAVAHGSRDPRALRTVTRLLDRVRELRPGADVRLGHIELDEPLLPDTLAGLGGREAVLVPLLLGRGFHVKHDIPAAVAAVPGLRARIAPPLGPHPLLVEALHDRLVEAGWRGPEDGGRGAGVVLAAAGSRDPASAADARSTAAMLAERLGGVPVLPAYASAVSPSVPEALRALAARGRHRVALASYFTAPGRFATASRSAAPWMAAAPLGAHPALARLVLQRYDEAGNAPYAPTGPRRLVTV, encoded by the coding sequence ATGACGGAGTCGGCACACCCTCGCGAGTCACTGGCCCCGAACCCGCTGCCCCTCGACAGCACCGCGCAGTTGCTCACCCGTATCACCGCGCAACTGGGGGCACAGCTCAGTCACGTCCAGCTCAACGGAGTTCGCAGGCCCATGAGTTCTCCCAGCCTCTCGTCCGCCGCCGCGGGCGACCCGTTCACCACCCGGGCGGCCACCGGGCCCGCCGGCGCCGCCCCCGTACTCGTGGCCGTCGCCCACGGCAGCCGGGACCCCCGTGCCCTGCGGACCGTGACCCGGCTGCTCGACCGGGTGCGGGAGCTGCGTCCCGGTGCCGACGTGCGGCTCGGGCACATCGAACTCGACGAACCGCTGCTGCCGGACACCCTCGCCGGTCTGGGCGGCCGAGAGGCGGTGCTCGTACCGCTTCTGCTCGGCCGGGGCTTCCACGTGAAACACGACATCCCCGCCGCCGTCGCCGCCGTGCCGGGGCTCCGGGCCCGGATCGCCCCGCCGCTCGGCCCGCACCCCCTGCTCGTGGAGGCGCTCCACGACCGGCTCGTGGAGGCCGGCTGGCGCGGTCCGGAGGACGGCGGCCGCGGCGCCGGAGTGGTCCTCGCCGCCGCCGGATCACGCGACCCCGCGTCGGCCGCCGACGCCCGCAGTACCGCGGCGATGCTCGCCGAGCGCCTCGGCGGTGTGCCCGTCCTCCCCGCCTACGCCTCCGCCGTCTCGCCCTCCGTTCCCGAGGCGCTGCGCGCCCTCGCCGCGCGCGGCCGGCACCGGGTGGCGCTGGCCTCGTACTTCACCGCGCCCGGCCGGTTCGCCACGGCCTCGCGGAGCGCCGCGCCATGGATGGCGGCCGCGCCGCTCGGCGCCCACCCCGCGCTCGCCCGCCTCGTGCTGCAGCGTTACGACGAGGCCGGGAACGCCCCGTACGCGCCGACCGGCCCGCGGCGGCTGGTCACCGTCTGA